A stretch of Fibrobacter sp. UWEL DNA encodes these proteins:
- a CDS encoding alpha/beta hydrolase: protein MKYRFFVPFFLAMNGFLFGGESQEGVSFATDPELGEPFQVHYYDAGESSASVYRATLIDYPWNHESAPKASVLYIHGFNDYFFQKELAQKVDSAGYSFYAIDLHKYGRSYRQGERLGEVYDLAEYFPEIDSALAKIKARENAPLVIIGHSTGGLIASVYAQSRDNGKNISAIVLNSPFLDMNLNFFMELAVPLASKLGHLFPTVDVPRGDNTSYSESVHKDYRGQWDYNLKLKTFESIPVNLGWLTAIHEGHVKVQKGMDLTPPILVMHSDCSERSDEWVEAYSRCDGVLDIEDIDRYGRVLGKNVQMKVIEGGLHDLYLSQEKVRFNAYQATFQFLDSVFVKPAN from the coding sequence ATGAAATACCGATTTTTTGTTCCTTTTTTCCTGGCCATGAATGGCTTCCTCTTCGGCGGTGAATCCCAAGAGGGTGTTTCGTTCGCTACGGATCCGGAACTGGGGGAACCCTTCCAGGTGCATTATTATGATGCGGGGGAGTCAAGCGCAAGTGTTTATAGGGCTACCCTGATTGACTATCCCTGGAATCACGAAAGTGCGCCTAAGGCCTCGGTACTTTACATCCATGGCTTCAACGATTACTTCTTTCAAAAGGAATTGGCCCAGAAGGTAGATTCTGCCGGTTATTCTTTTTACGCCATAGACCTTCACAAATACGGCCGTTCCTATCGTCAGGGGGAGCGCCTTGGCGAAGTATATGACCTTGCGGAGTATTTCCCGGAAATTGATTCCGCCCTGGCAAAAATAAAGGCTAGGGAAAACGCCCCCCTCGTGATTATCGGGCACAGTACCGGCGGCCTCATCGCGTCCGTGTACGCCCAGAGTCGGGATAACGGCAAGAATATTTCCGCCATCGTGTTGAATAGTCCCTTCCTGGACATGAACCTCAATTTCTTTATGGAGCTTGCTGTCCCTCTGGCTTCCAAGCTGGGGCATCTGTTCCCTACCGTGGATGTGCCTCGAGGGGATAACACCTCCTATAGCGAGAGTGTCCATAAGGATTATCGCGGCCAGTGGGATTATAACCTCAAACTGAAAACATTCGAGAGCATCCCCGTCAATCTGGGATGGCTGACCGCTATCCACGAGGGACACGTTAAAGTCCAGAAGGGTATGGATCTTACGCCCCCCATTCTAGTGATGCACAGCGATTGCAGCGAACGTAGTGATGAGTGGGTAGAGGCTTACTCCCGCTGTGACGGAGTGCTGGACATAGAGGATATTGACCGCTACGGCCGGGTGCTAGGCAAGAACGTCCAGATGAAAGTCATCGAGGGCGGCCTTCACGATCTGTACCTCTCTCAGGAAAAAGTCCGCTTTAACGCCTATCAGGCTACCTTCCAGTTCCTGGATAGCGTCTTCGTCAAACCCGCAAATTAA